One window of the Ictidomys tridecemlineatus isolate mIctTri1 chromosome 11, mIctTri1.hap1, whole genome shotgun sequence genome contains the following:
- the Tchh gene encoding trichohyalin yields MSPLLKSVFDITEIFNQYASHSCEGAALSKKDLKNLLEREFGDVLRRPHDPETVDVILELLDRDCNGHVDFNEFLLLVFKVAQACYYALGQAAGLEEEERRVQGERKGNLIQDRRQEDQRRFESRDRQLDEEPTHQRRQRRQVQERERGEQEEQRKKPERREQRDWQRQEIEERRAEEEQLRRRQSRDAEEYLEEEPSRERRAQRERLEEQLQKREPEVRRERAQERQLQQRREQELVSEEEAEAQARERLQWQLDGEAEARQSKVYSRPRRQEEQEEERRPRERELQRRELEEEEQRRDQDLRPQLEEESQRRQHTPTAKHGPREQLRKEEQREEEQLQRERRRQQRARQYREEEQLQQEEGQLQRERQYQEEEQEDEQQRFRGADQRRDLKWQWQPEREREVRNNRVFSKRRENEEKTRRLDDSQALDRPFLQEEEEKRELERERRRRLQRDREFPAEEPLEREERRVAKRQDAKSQEEEQLPREEREKTRQERDRKFRAEEERLRQEREEEQLRRQERDRKFRQGELRQEREEEQLRRERARKLRREEELSQEREEEQLRQEEEQQLRRERARKLRQEEELRQEREEEQLRQEKEELRRERARKLRREEELGQEREEEQLRQEEEQQLRRERARKLRQEEELRQEREEEQLRQEEELRRERARKLRQEEELRQEREEEQLRQEEEQLRRERARKLRQEEELRQEREEEQLRQEEEQLRRERARKLRREEELRQEREEEQLRREEELRRERARKLRQEEELRQEREEEQLRREEELRRERARKLRREEELRQEREEEQLRRERARKLRREEELRQEREEQQLRRDRDRKFREEEELRQEREEEQLRQEEEQLRQEEEQLRQEREEHLRRQERDRKFRQELRQEREKEQLRREEQQLRGQEREQQLRRDRDRKFREERELRQEREEEQLRRQERDRRFRREPELRQEREEEQLRQERDRRFRQEREEEQLRQEREEEQLRQERDRRFRQKREEEQLRQERDRRFRQEREEEQLRQERDRRFRQEREEEQLRQERDRRFPREPELRQEREEEQLRQERDRRFRREPVLRQEPEEEQLRQERDRRFRQEREEEQLRQEQEEQQLRRERARKLRREEELREEREEQLRQERDRKFREEEELRQEREEEQLRQERDRRFRREQELREEREEEQLRRELQQLRQERDRKFREEEELRQEREEEQLRQERDRRFRQEREHRQEREEEQVRREVQQVRQERDRKFREEEVLRQEREEELLRRQERDRRFRQEREEEQLRQERDRQYRAEEQFAREKRRQVPELGQQEQRRRQERERKFREEQLRRQQEEEERRAQEPASRPSVGAPVRSSPLYEYIQEQRAQYRA; encoded by the exons atgtctccacTTCTGAAAAGCGTCTTCGATATCACCGAAATTTTCAATCAGTATGCCTCCCATAGTTGTGAAGGTGCAGCACTAAGCAAGAAAGACCTAAAGAATCTCCTTGAAAGAGAATTTGGAGATGTCCTTCGG AGACCACATGACCCTGAGACGGTAGATGTGATCCTGGAACTTCTGGATCGCGACTGTAACGGGCACGTCGATTTCAATGAATTCCTCCTGCTGGTTTTCAAGGTGGCTCAGGCTTGTTATTATGCTCTTGGCCAGGCCGCAGGgctagaggaggaggagaggagagtccAGGGTGAAAGGAAGGGGAACCTGATACAAGATCGTAGGCAAGAAGACCAAAGGAGATTCGAGTCCCGGGACAGACAGCTGGACGAGGAACCTACACACCAACGCCGGCAGAGGAGGCAGGTACAGGAGCGGGAGCGCGGGGAGCAAGAGGAGCAAAGGAAGAAGCCAGAGAGACGAGAGCAGCGCGACTGGCAAAGGCAAGAAATCGAAGAGCGCCGCGCAGAGGAAGAGCAGCTGCGGAGACGCCAGAGTCGAGACGCCGAGGAGTATCTAGAAGAAGAACCAAGTCGAGAGAGGCGGGCGCAGCGCGAACGTCTGGAAGAGCAACTGCAAAAGAGAGAGCCAGAAGTGCGACGCGAGCGGGCGCAAGAGAGACAGCTGCAGCAGAGGCGCGAGCAGGAGCTGGTGTCTGAAGAGGAGGCGGAGGCACAGGCCCGGGAGAGGTTGCAGTGGCAGCTGGATGGCGAGGCTGAAGCACGTCAGAGCAAAGTCTACTCCAGGCCTCGCCgacaggaggagcaggaggaggagaggcggCCCCGGGAGCGAGAGCTGCAGCggagggagctggaggaggaggagcaacgCCGCGACCAAGACTTGAGGCCGCAACTAGAGGAAGAAAGTCAGAGGCGCCAGCACACGCCGACCGCCAAACACGGCCCGCGGGAGCAGCTCAGGAAGGAGGAGCAGCGGGAGGAAGAGCAGCTGCAAAGGGAAAGGAGGCGCCAGCAGCGGGCGAGGCAATATCGGGAGGAAGAGCAGCTGCAGCAGGAAGAGGGGCAGCTGCAGAGGGAGAGGCAATatcaggaggaagagcaggaggacgAGCAGCAGCGGTTCCGGGGGGCAGATCAGCGCCGCGATCTGAAATGGCAGTGGCAaccagaaagagaaagggaagtgcGTAATAACAGGGTTTTCTCCAAACGCAGAGAGAACGAAGAGAAGACCCGACGGCTGGATGATTCTCAGGCGTTGGACAGGCCTTTCCtgcaagaggaagaggagaagagagagctAGAACGAGAGAGAAGGCGCCGGCTGCAGCGCGACCGGGAATTCCCTGCCGAAGAGCCGCTGGAGCGAGAGGAGCGAAGAGTGGCGAAAAGGCAAGATGCGAAGTCCCAAGAGGAGGAGCAGCTAccgagggaagagagagagaagaccagGCAAGAGAGAGACCGCAAGTTCCGTGCGGAGGAGgagcggctgaggcaggagcgcGAGGAGGAGCAGCTGCGCCGCCAGGAGCGCGACAGAAAATTCCGCCAAGGAGAGCTCCgccaggaaagggaggaggagcagCTGCGCCGGGAGCGTGCTAGAAAGCTCCGCCGGGAAGAAGAACTCAgtcaagaaagggaagaagagcagctgagacaggaggaggagcagcagctgCGCCGGGAGCGTGCCAGAAAGCTCCGTCAGGAAGAAGAGCTCCGCCAGGAACGGGAAGAGgagcagctgagacaggagaaggaggagctgcGCCGGGAGCGTGCTAGAAAGCTCCGTCGGGAAGAAGAACTCGGTCaagaaagggaagaggagcagctgagacaggaggaggagcagcagctgCGCCGGGAGCGTGCTAGAAAGCTCCGTCAGGAAGAAGAGCTCCGCCaagaaagggaagaggagcagctgagacaggaggaggagctgcGCCGGGAGCGTGCTAGAAAGCTCCGTCAGGAAGAAGAGCTCCGCCAGGAACGGGAGGAGgagcagctgagacaggaggaggagcagctgcGCCGGGAGCGTGCTAGAAAGCTCCGTCAGGAAGAAGAGCTCCGCCAGGAACGGGAGGAGgagcagctgagacaggaggaggagcagctgcGCCGGGAGCGTGCTAGAAAGCTCCGTCGGGAAGAAGAGCTCCGCCAGGAACGGGAAGAGGAACAGCTGAGACGGGAGGAGGAGCTGCGCCGGGAGCGTGCTAGAAAGCTCCGTCAGGAAGAAGAGCTCCGCCAGGAACGGGAAGAGGAACAGCTGAGACGGGAGGAGGAGCTGCGCCGGGAGCGTGCTAGAAAGCTCCGTCGGGAAGAAGAGCTCCGccaagaaagggaggaggagcagCTGCGCCGGGAGCGTGCTAGAAAGCTCCGTCGGGAAGAAGAGCTCCGCCAGGAACGGGAGGAGCAGCAGCTTCGCCGGGACCGCGACAGAAAATTCCGGGAGGAAGAAGAGCTCCgccaggaaagggaggaggagcagctgagacaggaggaggagcagctgagacaggaggaggagcagctgaGACAGGAGCGGGAGGAGCACCTACGCCGCCAGGAGCGCGACAGAAAATTCCGCCAAGAGCTCCGccaggaaagggaaaaggagCAGCTGCGCCGTGAGGAACAGCAGCTGCGCGGCCAGGAACGCGAGCAGCAGCTGCGCCGGGACCGCGACAGAAAATTCCGAGAGGAAAGGGAGCTCCgccaggaaagagaagaggagcaGCTGCGCCGCCAGGAGCGCGACCGAAGATTCCGCCGGGAACCCGAGCTCCGCCAGGAGCGGGAGGAGGAGCAGCTGCGCCAGGAGCGCGACCGTAGGTTCCGCCAGGAGCGGGAGGAGGAGCAGCTGCGCCAGGAGCGGGAGGAGGAGCAGCTGCGCCAGGAGCGCGACCGTAGGTTCCGCCAGAAGCGGGAGGAGGAGCAGCTGCGCCAGGAGCGCGACCGTAGGTTCCgccaggaaagagaggaagagcagcTGCGCCAGGAGCGCGACCGTAGGTTCCgccaggaaagagaggaagagcagcTGCGCCAGGAGCGCGACCGTAGGTTCCCCCGGGAACCTGAGCTCCGCCAGGAGCGGGAGGAGGAGCAGCTGCGCCAGGAGCGCGACCGTAGGTTCCGCCGGGAACCTGTGCTCCGCCAGGAGCCGGAGGAGGAGCAGCTGCGCCAGGAGCGCGACCGTAGGTTCCgccaggaaagagaggaggagCAGCTGCGTCAGGAGCAAGAGGAGCAGCAGCTGCGCAGGGAGCGAGCTAGAAAGCTCCGTCGGGAAGAAGAGCTCCGCGAGGAAAGGGAGGAGCAGCTGAGACAGGAGCGCGACAGAAAATTCCGGGAGGAAGAAGAGCTCCGCCAGGAACGGGAGGAGGAGCAGCTGCGCCAGGAGCGCGACCGTAGGTTCCGCCGGGAACAAGAGCTCCgcgaggaaagggaggaggagcagCTGCGCCGTGAGTTACAGCAGCTGCGCCAGGAGCGCGACAGAAAATTCCGGGAGGAAGAAGAGCTCCgccaggaaagagaggaggagCAGCTGCGCCAGGAGCGCGACCGTAGGTTCCGCCAGGAACGGGAGCACCgccaggaaagagaggaggagcaggtgcGCCGTGAGGTTCAGCAGGTGCGCCAGGAGCGCGACAGAAAATTCCGGGAGGAAGAAGTGCTCCgccaggaaagggaggaggagctgctgcgcCGCCAGGAGCGCGACCGAAGATTCCGCCAGGAACGGGAGGAGGAGCAGCTGCGCCAGGAGCGCGACCGTCAGTATCGGGCGGAGGAACAGTTTGCCAGGGAGAAGCGTCGTCAGGTGCCAGAATTGGGGCAACAAGAGCAGAGACGTCGCCAGGAGCGGGAGAGGAAATTCCGAGAAGAGCAGCTCCGCcgccagcaggaggaggaggagagacgCGCCCAGGAGCCAGCCTCGCGCCCGTCGGTCGGCGCTCCCGTGCGCTCCAGCCCCCTCTACGAGTACATCCAGGAGCAGAGAGCTCAGTACCGCGCCTGA